A single window of Phaenicophaeus curvirostris isolate KB17595 chromosome 7, BPBGC_Pcur_1.0, whole genome shotgun sequence DNA harbors:
- the WNT6 gene encoding protein Wnt-6 isoform X1 codes for MLSQPRPSSSSSRGAASAPRSGRSEVPAQPRAGAGGSGGLGTGSAPPTKGLAGCCLPPGPSCGSSSSSSVPPTSSGSGVGSPLVMDPNSICRKTKRLAGKQAELCQLEPEIVQEVAKGTKLGVRECQYQFRFRRWNCTSHSKYFGKILQQDIRETAFVYAITAAGVSHAITQACSMGELLQCGCELTRSRAPPSPTAGPGTEGTAWEWGGCGDDVQFGYEKSQQFMDAKSKKGKNDIRALIDLHNNEAGRLAVRSYMRTECKCHGLSGSCTLRTCWRKMPHFREVGDRLLERFNGAFKVMGGNDGKTLIPVGENIKPPDKQDLIYSADSPDFCSANRKTGSLGTRGRVCNSTAMDTSGCDLLCCGRGHRDETVVLEENCLCRFHWCCVVQCRKCSVRQELSLCV; via the exons ATGCTTTCGCAGCCCcgtccctcctcctcctcctcccgcggAGCAGCCTCGGCGCCGCGCTCCGGCCGCTCGGAGGTGCCTGCCCAGCCCCGGGCCGGGGCAGGAGGCAGCGGGGGGCTCGGAACGGGCTCGGCTCCCCCCACAAAAGGCCTAGCAGGATGCTGCCTTCCTCCCGGACCCAGCTGTGgctcttcttcatcctcctctgtCCCGCCAACATCATCGGGCTCTGGTG TGGGGAGCCCCCTGGTCATGGACCCCAACAGCATCTGCCGCAAGACAAAGCGACTGGCAGGGAAGCAGGCGGAGCTGTGCCAGCTGGAGCCAGAGATCGTGCAGGAGGTGGCCAAGGGCACCAAGCTGGGTGTCCGGGAATGCCAGTACCAATTCCGCTTTCGCCGCTGGAACTGCACCAGCCACAGCAAGTACTTCGGCAAGATCCTACAGCAGG ATATCCGGGAGACAGCCTTTGTGTATGCCATCACGGCGGCCGGGGTGAGCCACGCCATCACGCAAGCCTGCAGCATGGGCGAGCTGCTGCAGTGCGGCTGTGAGCTGACGCGGAGCCGGGCACCCCCCTCACCCACGGCAGGTCCAGGCACTGAGGGCACAGCCTGGGAGTGGGGGGGATGCGGGGACGACGTGCAGTTTGGCTACGAGAAATCCCAGCAGTTTATGGATGCTAAGAGcaagaaaggcaaaaatgaCATCCGAGCTCTCATCGACCTGCACAACAATGAAGCTGGGCGCTTG GCAGTGCGCAGCTACATGAGGACAGAGTGCAAATGCCATGGGCTGTCGGGCTCCTGCACCCTGCGGACCTGCTGGAGGAAGATGCCCCATTTCCGTGAGGTGGGGGATCGCCTGCTCGAGCGCTTCAATGGGGCTTTCAAGGTGATGGGGGGCAATGATGGGAAAACCCTCATCCCTGTGGGTGAGAACATCAAACCGCCCGACAAGCAAGACCTCATCTACTCAGCCGATTCGCCTGATTTCTGCTCAGCTAACCGTAAGACGGGCTCGCTGGGCACCCGAGGCCGCGTCTGCAACAGCACGGCCATGGACACGAGTGGGTGCGACCTGCTGTGCTGTGGGCGAGGTCACCGAGACGAGACGGTGGTGCTGGAGGAGAACTGTCTTTGCCGCTTCCACTGGTGCTGCGTGGTGCAGTGCCGCAAGTGCTCCGTCCGTCAGGAGCTCAGCCTCTGTGTCTGA
- the WNT6 gene encoding protein Wnt-6 isoform X3 — MLPSSRTQLWLFFILLCPANIIGLWWAVGSPLVMDPNSICRKTKRLAGKQAELCQLEPEIVQEVAKGTKLGVRECQYQFRFRRWNCTSHSKYFGKILQQDIRETAFVYAITAAGVSHAITQACSMGELLQCGCELTRSRAPPSPTAGPGTEGTAWEWGGCGDDVQFGYEKSQQFMDAKSKKGKNDIRALIDLHNNEAGRLAVRSYMRTECKCHGLSGSCTLRTCWRKMPHFREVGDRLLERFNGAFKVMGGNDGKTLIPVGENIKPPDKQDLIYSADSPDFCSANRKTGSLGTRGRVCNSTAMDTSGCDLLCCGRGHRDETVVLEENCLCRFHWCCVVQCRKCSVRQELSLCV, encoded by the exons ATGCTGCCTTCCTCCCGGACCCAGCTGTGgctcttcttcatcctcctctgtCCCGCCAACATCATCGGGCTCTGGTG GGCAGTGGGGAGCCCCCTGGTCATGGACCCCAACAGCATCTGCCGCAAGACAAAGCGACTGGCAGGGAAGCAGGCGGAGCTGTGCCAGCTGGAGCCAGAGATCGTGCAGGAGGTGGCCAAGGGCACCAAGCTGGGTGTCCGGGAATGCCAGTACCAATTCCGCTTTCGCCGCTGGAACTGCACCAGCCACAGCAAGTACTTCGGCAAGATCCTACAGCAGG ATATCCGGGAGACAGCCTTTGTGTATGCCATCACGGCGGCCGGGGTGAGCCACGCCATCACGCAAGCCTGCAGCATGGGCGAGCTGCTGCAGTGCGGCTGTGAGCTGACGCGGAGCCGGGCACCCCCCTCACCCACGGCAGGTCCAGGCACTGAGGGCACAGCCTGGGAGTGGGGGGGATGCGGGGACGACGTGCAGTTTGGCTACGAGAAATCCCAGCAGTTTATGGATGCTAAGAGcaagaaaggcaaaaatgaCATCCGAGCTCTCATCGACCTGCACAACAATGAAGCTGGGCGCTTG GCAGTGCGCAGCTACATGAGGACAGAGTGCAAATGCCATGGGCTGTCGGGCTCCTGCACCCTGCGGACCTGCTGGAGGAAGATGCCCCATTTCCGTGAGGTGGGGGATCGCCTGCTCGAGCGCTTCAATGGGGCTTTCAAGGTGATGGGGGGCAATGATGGGAAAACCCTCATCCCTGTGGGTGAGAACATCAAACCGCCCGACAAGCAAGACCTCATCTACTCAGCCGATTCGCCTGATTTCTGCTCAGCTAACCGTAAGACGGGCTCGCTGGGCACCCGAGGCCGCGTCTGCAACAGCACGGCCATGGACACGAGTGGGTGCGACCTGCTGTGCTGTGGGCGAGGTCACCGAGACGAGACGGTGGTGCTGGAGGAGAACTGTCTTTGCCGCTTCCACTGGTGCTGCGTGGTGCAGTGCCGCAAGTGCTCCGTCCGTCAGGAGCTCAGCCTCTGTGTCTGA
- the WNT6 gene encoding protein Wnt-6 isoform X2: protein MLLPAVRAPGCRKMPPGSRPAKPIGFFIRRMRKAVGSPLVMDPNSICRKTKRLAGKQAELCQLEPEIVQEVAKGTKLGVRECQYQFRFRRWNCTSHSKYFGKILQQDIRETAFVYAITAAGVSHAITQACSMGELLQCGCELTRSRAPPSPTAGPGTEGTAWEWGGCGDDVQFGYEKSQQFMDAKSKKGKNDIRALIDLHNNEAGRLAVRSYMRTECKCHGLSGSCTLRTCWRKMPHFREVGDRLLERFNGAFKVMGGNDGKTLIPVGENIKPPDKQDLIYSADSPDFCSANRKTGSLGTRGRVCNSTAMDTSGCDLLCCGRGHRDETVVLEENCLCRFHWCCVVQCRKCSVRQELSLCV from the exons GGCAGTGGGGAGCCCCCTGGTCATGGACCCCAACAGCATCTGCCGCAAGACAAAGCGACTGGCAGGGAAGCAGGCGGAGCTGTGCCAGCTGGAGCCAGAGATCGTGCAGGAGGTGGCCAAGGGCACCAAGCTGGGTGTCCGGGAATGCCAGTACCAATTCCGCTTTCGCCGCTGGAACTGCACCAGCCACAGCAAGTACTTCGGCAAGATCCTACAGCAGG ATATCCGGGAGACAGCCTTTGTGTATGCCATCACGGCGGCCGGGGTGAGCCACGCCATCACGCAAGCCTGCAGCATGGGCGAGCTGCTGCAGTGCGGCTGTGAGCTGACGCGGAGCCGGGCACCCCCCTCACCCACGGCAGGTCCAGGCACTGAGGGCACAGCCTGGGAGTGGGGGGGATGCGGGGACGACGTGCAGTTTGGCTACGAGAAATCCCAGCAGTTTATGGATGCTAAGAGcaagaaaggcaaaaatgaCATCCGAGCTCTCATCGACCTGCACAACAATGAAGCTGGGCGCTTG GCAGTGCGCAGCTACATGAGGACAGAGTGCAAATGCCATGGGCTGTCGGGCTCCTGCACCCTGCGGACCTGCTGGAGGAAGATGCCCCATTTCCGTGAGGTGGGGGATCGCCTGCTCGAGCGCTTCAATGGGGCTTTCAAGGTGATGGGGGGCAATGATGGGAAAACCCTCATCCCTGTGGGTGAGAACATCAAACCGCCCGACAAGCAAGACCTCATCTACTCAGCCGATTCGCCTGATTTCTGCTCAGCTAACCGTAAGACGGGCTCGCTGGGCACCCGAGGCCGCGTCTGCAACAGCACGGCCATGGACACGAGTGGGTGCGACCTGCTGTGCTGTGGGCGAGGTCACCGAGACGAGACGGTGGTGCTGGAGGAGAACTGTCTTTGCCGCTTCCACTGGTGCTGCGTGGTGCAGTGCCGCAAGTGCTCCGTCCGTCAGGAGCTCAGCCTCTGTGTCTGA